From Prosthecobacter vanneervenii, the proteins below share one genomic window:
- a CDS encoding transposase, which translates to KLFCQSLRRQNAAPWFFASRSKALPVPNTTGRSAHRTDLMRTIGREDFTAFDWDAVDAGHGRHLPQLALKGAIYFVTFRLEDSVPQKLLKQWLYKRQAWLAEHPEPWDETTRREHRSLFTARMERWLDAGYGGCLLRDERCRREVVDRLLFKHGQDYDLGDWVVMPNHVHVLLKPLGEVSLEEIMKPVKGVSARNINHLLGRSGSLWMQESFSHIVRSLEQLKKFQCYIQTNPMKAHLPAPDFSYEQRWQIV; encoded by the coding sequence GAAGCTCTTTTGCCAATCTCTGCGTCGCCAAAATGCCGCGCCATGGTTCTTTGCTTCCCGCTCGAAAGCACTCCCAGTGCCGAACACTACTGGCAGGAGTGCCCATCGTACTGATCTCATGCGCACCATTGGCAGAGAAGATTTCACAGCCTTTGACTGGGATGCGGTGGACGCAGGCCATGGCAGGCATTTGCCTCAGCTTGCTCTGAAAGGTGCAATTTATTTTGTCACCTTCCGGCTGGAGGATTCGGTGCCGCAGAAGCTCTTAAAACAATGGCTATACAAACGGCAGGCATGGCTGGCTGAACATCCTGAGCCCTGGGACGAAACCACACGCAGGGAGCATCGGAGCCTGTTTACCGCACGCATGGAGCGCTGGCTCGATGCAGGATACGGCGGATGCCTGCTGCGTGATGAACGCTGCCGGAGGGAGGTGGTGGATCGCCTTCTATTTAAGCACGGCCAAGACTACGATCTCGGTGACTGGGTGGTGATGCCAAATCATGTTCATGTGCTGCTGAAGCCGCTGGGAGAAGTCTCTCTGGAAGAAATCATGAAGCCGGTCAAAGGCGTCAGCGCCCGAAACATCAACCATTTGTTGGGGCGATCTGGAAGCCTGTGGATGCAGGAGTCGTTCAGCCACATCGTCCGAAGTCTGGAGCAGTTGAAAAAATTTCAGTGTTACATCCAGACAAACCCAATGAAAGCCCACCTGCCCGCGCCCGATTTCAGCTATGAA